In the genome of Chrysemys picta bellii isolate R12L10 chromosome 17, ASM1138683v2, whole genome shotgun sequence, one region contains:
- the LOC101942222 gene encoding ceramide kinase-like, with protein sequence MGDPFHRSLLRTPRGRFCVSLPPGGEFLLGTPEPLSRPGAAGQSFCIPITEMVGVQLGGSGSSLTVEGNQFTVFFVQREKRQRWSLGSLEFTVTPGSGLAPRWVDALQRSIQLHGVTRPRKLLVFVNPGGGRCRAGEIYRDRVAGLFALAGIQTEVIETQRPHEARELILQRDLGDLDGLVCVGGDGTFNELMHALISRTQRKAGIPEDNPTAPLLPPRLRIGIIPAGSTDCICFATVGTNDPVTSALHIIIGDSQALDVCSVHHHERLLRYAVSLVGYGFYGDVVSDSERHRWMGPMRYDFSGFKAVLCNRSYEGTVEFLTVGGTEANPRDQTRCRAGCLVCSESSHQLLGGSEEEKLPQQEGTGAAASVWQREQGRFLAINLTCMSSACPKSPDGLSPSAHLADGTADLILVRECSALGFLRHLSRHMDHRDQFDLPFVSVHRVRALRFTPKQLEDNEEGEQPSRRGWKGLLGGLCCGEQPLSSWSCDGETLPHADISVRVHRQLIHLFARGIEQGMGLV encoded by the exons GCCAAAGCTTCTGCATCCCTATCACCGAGATGGTCGGGGTGCAGCTGGGCGGGTCTGGCTCGTCCCTCACAGTGGAGGGAAACCAATTCACAG TTTTCTTCGTGCAGCGGGAGAAGCGACAgcgctggagcctgggctccctggagtTCACTGTGACCCCCGGCTCGGGGCTGGCCCCACGCTGGGTCGATGCCCTGCAGCGGAGCATCCAGCTGCATG GTGTGACACGCCCCAGGAAGCTGCTGGTCTTCGTGAAccctgggggggggcggtgccgCGCAGGTGAGATTTACCGGGACCGGGTGGCCGGGCTCTTTGCCCTGGCAGGGATCCAGACGGAGGTCATAG AGACCCAGCGACCCCACGAGGCCCGAGAGCTCATCCTGCAGCGAGACCTGGGCGACCTGGATGG GCTGGTTTGCGTCGGGGGTGACGGGACATTTAACGAGCTGATGCACGCACTCATCTCCCGGACGCAGAGGAAGGCTGGGATTCCTGAGGACAACCCCacggccccactcctgcccccccggCTCCGCATCGGCATCATCCCTGCAG GCTCCACGGATTGCATCTGCTTCGCCACGGTGGGGACCAACGACCCCGTCACCTCCGCCCTGCACATCATCATCG GGGACAGCCAGGCCCTGGACGTGTGCAGTGTCCACCACCACGAGCGGCTGCTGCGGTATGCGGTCTCGCTGGTGGGCTACGGCTTCTATGGGGACGTGGTGAGCGACAGTGAGCGGCACCGCTGGATGGGCCCGATGCGCTACGACTTCTCAG GGTTCAAGGCTGTGCTGTGTAACCGCAGCTACGAGGGCACTGTGGAGTTCCTGACGGTGGGGGGCACTGAGGCCAATCCCCGGGACCAGACGCGCTGCAGGGCAGG CTGCCTTGTCTGCTCCGAGTCTAGTCACCAGCTCCTGGGGGGCAGCGAGGAGGAGAAGCTGCCGCAGCAGGAAGGCACTGGGGCTGCAG ccagcgTATGGCAGCGGGAGCAGGGACGTTTCCTGGCCATTAACTTGACCTGCATGAGCAGTGCCTGCCCCAAGAGCCCCGATGGCCTCTCGCCCAGCGCCCACCTAGCCGACGGCACGGCCGACCTCATCCTGGTGCGCGAGTGCTCAGCCCTGGGCTTCCTGCGTCACCTGAGTCGGCACATGGACCATCGGGACCAG TTTGACCTGCCCTTTGTGAGTGTGCACCGGGTACGGGCCCTGCGCTTCACCCCCAAGCAGCTGGAGGACAATGAGGAGGGGGAGCAGCCCAGCCGCAGGGGGTGGAAGGGGCTTCTAGGggggctgtgctgtggggagcagccaCTGAGCTCCTGGAGCTGCGAcggggagaccctgccccacgccgACATCAGTGTCAG GGTGCACAGGCAGCTCATCCACCTGTTTGCCCGGGGCATCGAGCAGGGGATGGGCCTGGTTTAG